Proteins from a genomic interval of Kaistia defluvii:
- a CDS encoding cytochrome b/b6 domain-containing protein → MIDRGETSVSPTDCPVAPKGAATIRVWDPIVRLFHWTIVTACILNLFILEPGHALHRAAGYTVAAALAIRLVWGFIGTRHARFSDFFPTPRRLLPYLRALVQRREPRHLGHNPAGAVMMILLMVLLSGVCLTGWMMGLDAFWGEDWLQEVHGTLANAIMVLALFHAAAALFESFRHRENLVLSMVTGRKKA, encoded by the coding sequence GTGATTGATCGCGGCGAGACAAGTGTCTCGCCCACGGATTGCCCGGTCGCCCCGAAAGGGGCGGCCACGATCCGCGTCTGGGACCCGATCGTCCGGCTCTTTCACTGGACCATCGTCACCGCCTGCATCCTCAACCTGTTCATTCTGGAACCCGGCCACGCGCTGCATCGCGCCGCCGGCTATACGGTCGCCGCGGCACTGGCGATCCGCCTGGTGTGGGGCTTCATCGGCACGCGCCATGCCCGCTTTTCCGATTTCTTCCCGACGCCGCGCCGACTGCTGCCCTATCTGCGCGCCCTGGTCCAACGCCGCGAGCCACGCCACCTGGGTCACAATCCCGCCGGCGCGGTCATGATGATCCTTCTCATGGTCCTGCTGTCGGGCGTATGCTTGACCGGTTGGATGATGGGCCTCGACGCTTTCTGGGGCGAGGACTGGCTGCAGGAAGTGCATGGCACGCTGGCAAATGCCATCATGGTGCTCGCGCTGTTCCATGCCGCCGCCGCGCTGTTCGAGAGCTTCCGGCATCGCGAGAACCTGGTTTTGTCGATGGTGACGGGTCGCAAGAAGGCATGA
- a CDS encoding EAL domain-containing protein, which translates to MHWIPVRLPRLSIPNVERTNLSYGGPSLAATLTWLIAGIVDGACVGLIATLLGLYTYILPSLHASGGPSTNRLRLQGGEIQGAFDRLEAISADRCSPDFLAEMRAIVLESYTIRDAAYRQGNVVLCSSGAGQVRVSIDSFGPPLFRAVSGAETWRNVELPSAPGVKSTIIMKGNFSLMVAPTGQQSRGGSPISTVLVNPLSGAVTTIYGPRVGLSAAALLSHTPIRKGLHIIFAECLESSFVCQVQVIGLKEIWREFSLPIVLLVLLGSAIGTGVALFILQAQRRRATFENRLRRALGTGEISLEYQPIVDLGSGRVSGAEALMRWTLRSNEKIPPTAFIACAEQSALITDLTCFAIETASRELRSLLSDEPDFVISINIVSRDLTDPRFLLALETHIVAKGINPRRIALELTERQPIDTPGAMATIRALHAKGYRIYIDDFGTGYSNLAYLGELSVDTIKVDMIFTQSVGSDTIRARLIPSILGMAKDLGISVIVEGIETEEQESYFQLSGANFAQGWRYSASVPAGSLLAFANSNQLPWSLCQNHGRRVGSLGKGV; encoded by the coding sequence ATGCACTGGATCCCTGTTCGGCTGCCCCGACTCTCCATTCCTAACGTTGAACGAACCAACCTTAGCTATGGCGGCCCAAGCTTAGCGGCGACCTTGACTTGGTTAATCGCCGGAATTGTCGACGGCGCATGCGTCGGGCTGATTGCCACGCTCTTGGGTCTCTACACTTATATTTTGCCTAGCCTGCACGCGAGCGGGGGCCCTTCCACCAACCGGTTGCGTTTGCAGGGCGGAGAAATCCAGGGAGCGTTCGACAGACTGGAAGCCATTTCCGCAGACCGGTGCTCGCCGGACTTTCTCGCCGAAATGCGGGCCATCGTGCTGGAAAGCTATACGATCCGCGACGCGGCCTACCGGCAGGGCAATGTCGTCCTGTGCAGCAGCGGTGCGGGCCAGGTCCGGGTTTCCATCGATTCCTTCGGCCCTCCACTCTTTCGCGCGGTCAGTGGCGCGGAGACCTGGCGCAACGTCGAACTGCCCTCGGCTCCCGGGGTGAAGTCAACCATCATCATGAAGGGAAATTTCAGTCTGATGGTCGCCCCCACCGGCCAGCAGAGCCGGGGCGGCAGCCCGATCAGCACGGTTTTGGTCAATCCCCTGTCCGGGGCCGTCACGACGATTTACGGGCCCCGGGTAGGCCTCAGCGCTGCCGCACTGCTTTCGCACACGCCGATCCGCAAAGGGCTGCACATCATTTTTGCGGAATGCTTGGAAAGCTCGTTTGTCTGCCAGGTACAAGTGATTGGGCTGAAAGAAATCTGGCGCGAATTCAGCCTGCCGATTGTCCTGCTGGTCCTGCTGGGCTCGGCGATCGGAACTGGCGTCGCGCTTTTTATCCTCCAGGCCCAGCGCAGGCGGGCGACCTTCGAAAATCGGCTGCGGCGCGCGCTCGGCACCGGTGAAATCTCGCTCGAATACCAGCCGATCGTCGATCTTGGCAGCGGCCGGGTATCCGGCGCGGAAGCCTTGATGCGCTGGACGCTACGCTCGAACGAGAAAATCCCACCGACGGCCTTCATCGCCTGCGCGGAACAAAGCGCGCTGATTACCGACCTGACCTGCTTTGCCATCGAAACGGCGAGCCGGGAACTGCGCAGCCTGCTCAGCGACGAGCCGGATTTTGTGATCAGCATCAACATCGTGTCGCGGGACCTGACGGACCCACGATTCCTGCTGGCCCTGGAGACCCATATCGTCGCCAAGGGCATCAATCCCCGGCGCATCGCGCTGGAACTGACCGAGAGGCAGCCGATCGACACGCCAGGCGCCATGGCGACGATCCGGGCGCTGCATGCCAAGGGCTACCGGATCTATATCGACGACTTCGGCACCGGATACAGCAACCTGGCCTATCTGGGAGAACTGTCGGTCGACACGATCAAGGTCGACATGATCTTCACGCAGAGCGTCGGCAGCGACACCATCCGGGCCCGGCTGATTCCCTCGATCCTCGGCATGGCAAAGGACCTCGGAATCTCCGTGATCGTCGAGGGCATCGAGACGGAGGAGCAGGAGAGCTACTTCCAGTTGTCGGGAGCCAATTTTGCCCAGGGCTGGCGCTATAGCGCCAGTGTCCCTGCCGGAAGTCTGCTCGCCTTCGCCAATTCCAATCAACTGCCCTGGTCGCTTTGCCAGAACCACGGACGGCGTGTGGGATCTCTGGGCAAGGGCGTCTGA
- a CDS encoding cation diffusion facilitator family transporter, giving the protein MKKAMKFAIGSLAVSFVVLGIKYVAFAVTGSLALYSDFLESIINVGTSVAAIVAIRVSALPADANHPFGHHKAEYLSAVLIGVMIIVASLLIFHEAWAGFLDPKPIEAPALGLTISMGATAINAFWGLLIIRFGRRARSASLVADGKHMLADVVTSLGVLVGVVLVVVTGMVVLDAAIAALVGLHILWSGYGVLRESASALLDEAVPAKTLDTIRGIISTQAPEAIEAHDLRTRHAGAATFIDFHLVVDSEMKIATAHAVCDRLESALEAAVDGAVVSIHVEPANKAKHKGIVVL; this is encoded by the coding sequence ATGAAAAAGGCCATGAAGTTCGCGATCGGCAGCCTGGCTGTGAGCTTCGTCGTGCTGGGCATCAAGTATGTCGCCTTCGCCGTCACGGGCAGCCTCGCGCTCTATTCGGACTTCCTGGAAAGCATCATCAATGTCGGCACCTCGGTGGCCGCCATCGTCGCCATCCGTGTTTCCGCCCTCCCGGCCGACGCCAATCATCCGTTCGGCCACCACAAGGCCGAGTATCTTTCGGCGGTGCTGATCGGGGTGATGATCATCGTCGCTTCGCTCCTGATCTTCCATGAGGCGTGGGCCGGCTTTCTGGACCCGAAGCCGATCGAGGCGCCGGCGCTCGGCCTGACCATCAGCATGGGTGCGACCGCGATCAATGCCTTCTGGGGGCTGCTGATCATTCGCTTCGGGCGGCGCGCCCGCTCGGCATCGCTCGTGGCCGACGGCAAGCATATGCTGGCCGATGTGGTGACCTCGCTGGGCGTCCTGGTCGGCGTCGTCCTGGTGGTCGTCACCGGCATGGTGGTGCTCGACGCGGCGATCGCGGCGCTGGTGGGGCTGCATATCCTCTGGAGCGGCTATGGCGTGCTGCGCGAAAGCGCCAGCGCGCTGCTCGATGAAGCGGTTCCGGCCAAGACTCTGGATACGATACGCGGCATTATCTCCACCCAGGCGCCGGAAGCGATCGAGGCCCATGACCTCCGGACCCGGCATGCCGGGGCGGCCACCTTCATCGATTTCCACCTGGTGGTGGACAGCGAAATGAAGATCGCGACGGCCCATGCGGTCTGCGACCGCTTGGAATCAGCGCTGGAAGCCGCGGTTGACGGCGCCGTGGTCAGTATCCATGTCGAGCCGGCAAACAAGGCCAAGCATAAGGGAATTGTCGTCCTATGA
- a CDS encoding ArsR/SmtB family transcription factor, which yields MPYHSSPLDLAFHALSDPTRRAVVSRLAEGEAQVSALAEPFDMALPSFVQHLKVLEDCGLIASEKRGRSRWCRLVQPRFEEAADWMEAERRRWAQRLDRLEAYLDKREAEDEGYDKSV from the coding sequence ATGCCTTACCATTCGTCGCCACTCGATCTCGCCTTCCACGCACTCAGCGACCCGACGCGTCGCGCCGTGGTCTCGCGGCTGGCCGAGGGCGAGGCGCAGGTCAGCGCGCTGGCAGAGCCTTTCGACATGGCGCTGCCTTCCTTCGTCCAGCATCTCAAGGTGCTGGAGGATTGCGGCCTGATCGCCAGCGAGAAACGCGGCCGCAGCCGCTGGTGCCGGCTGGTGCAGCCGCGCTTCGAGGAAGCGGCGGACTGGATGGAAGCGGAGCGTCGACGCTGGGCCCAGCGGCTGGATCGGCTGGAAGCCTATTTGGACAAGAGGGAGGCGGAGGATGAAGGATATGACAAATCTGTTTGA
- a CDS encoding response regulator transcription factor: MRILLVEDSPRLRELLIETIHKAEWRVDGVETVADARAAIAVAPYDLLLVDLGLPDGDGLDLVRGIRADGHTIPVLIMTARGAVDERIAGLDAGADDYLVKPFNHFELLARCRALLRRAPAHVADLIELGHVAFDPTSAVLSCAGETVALSPRERSVLAVLLRNAGTVVPKERIEAKLSEFGDELSANAIELAISRLRKRLEGIEAGLAIETVRGAGYLLRDLTHG, encoded by the coding sequence ATGAGGATCCTGCTCGTCGAAGACAGCCCGCGCCTTCGCGAGCTCCTCATTGAAACCATCCACAAGGCGGAATGGCGCGTGGACGGCGTCGAAACGGTCGCCGACGCCCGCGCCGCCATCGCGGTCGCGCCCTATGACCTGCTGCTCGTCGACCTCGGCCTGCCGGATGGCGACGGGCTCGATCTGGTCCGCGGCATCCGCGCCGATGGCCACACCATCCCCGTCCTGATAATGACCGCGCGCGGCGCGGTGGATGAACGGATCGCCGGCCTCGACGCCGGCGCGGACGACTATCTGGTCAAGCCGTTCAACCATTTCGAGCTGCTGGCGCGTTGCCGCGCGCTGCTGCGGCGCGCGCCGGCGCATGTCGCCGACCTGATCGAGCTGGGCCATGTCGCCTTCGACCCGACCAGCGCCGTCCTGTCCTGCGCCGGGGAGACCGTCGCGCTCTCGCCGCGCGAGCGCTCGGTGCTCGCCGTGCTGCTGCGCAACGCCGGAACGGTCGTACCCAAGGAGCGGATCGAGGCGAAGCTCTCCGAATTCGGCGATGAGCTCTCCGCCAATGCCATCGAGCTTGCCATATCGAGGCTTCGCAAGCGGCTGGAGGGAATCGAGGCCGGCCTGGCGATCGAGACGGTGCGCGGCGCCGGCTATCTCCTGCGGGACCTCACCCATGGCTGA
- a CDS encoding VIT1/CCC1 transporter family protein, with protein MPRHLTHRENHLVHRIGWLRAAVLGANDGILSTSSLIVGVAAAASGPSEILLAGIAGLVAGAMSMAAGEYVSVSSQADTENADLDRERAELATDIEAERQELAQIYEQRGLDSALARQVAEQLMAKDALGAHARDELGISEITTARPIQAAMASAATFSVGALMPLLTALIAPASWVVPAVSIASLAFLALLGAIGAKAGGANVLKATIRMTFWGAIAMAITAGIGAAFGTVV; from the coding sequence ATGCCACGTCATTTGACCCACCGGGAAAACCATCTGGTCCATCGCATCGGCTGGCTCCGAGCGGCGGTGCTCGGGGCCAATGACGGGATCCTCTCGACCTCCAGCCTGATCGTCGGAGTCGCCGCGGCGGCGTCCGGGCCGAGCGAAATCCTGCTGGCGGGCATCGCCGGCCTGGTGGCGGGCGCCATGTCGATGGCCGCCGGCGAATATGTTTCGGTGAGCTCGCAGGCCGACACCGAAAACGCCGATCTCGACCGGGAACGGGCGGAACTGGCGACCGATATCGAGGCCGAGCGACAGGAACTCGCCCAGATCTATGAGCAGAGAGGGCTGGACAGCGCTCTCGCCCGCCAGGTGGCCGAGCAACTGATGGCAAAGGATGCGCTCGGCGCGCATGCCCGCGACGAGCTCGGCATTTCCGAGATCACCACGGCCCGCCCCATCCAGGCGGCGATGGCATCGGCCGCGACCTTCTCCGTCGGCGCACTGATGCCGCTGCTGACAGCGTTGATAGCGCCGGCTTCCTGGGTGGTGCCGGCGGTGTCGATCGCCTCGCTCGCCTTTCTGGCCCTGCTCGGTGCCATCGGCGCCAAGGCCGGTGGCGCGAATGTGCTGAAAGCCACCATCCGCATGACCTTCTGGGGCGCGATCGCCATGGCAATCACCGCCGGCATCGGCGCGGCCTTCGGCACGGTCGTCTGA
- a CDS encoding PepSY domain-containing protein yields the protein MRIVSTVALAALSLPLLAGVALAGPTCTKEPKSAWMSQEAMKAKIADMGYQKIKTFKVTGSCYEIYGYDKANKKAEVYFNPVDGSIVKAEIGD from the coding sequence ATGCGTATTGTCTCGACTGTCGCCCTCGCCGCCCTGTCGCTGCCGCTCCTGGCCGGCGTCGCCCTTGCCGGCCCCACCTGCACCAAGGAGCCCAAATCGGCCTGGATGAGCCAGGAGGCCATGAAGGCGAAGATCGCCGACATGGGCTACCAGAAGATCAAGACCTTCAAGGTCACGGGCTCGTGCTACGAGATCTATGGCTACGACAAGGCCAACAAGAAGGCCGAGGTCTATTTCAACCCGGTCGACGGCTCCATCGTGAAGGCCGAGATCGGTGATTGA
- a CDS encoding sensor histidine kinase, which produces MAERAARRPGLVATIAWRIVFFAVVAMAAQLVIVFADYYFDDSELGSLMIERETALLAQGISRKDGQWAFELPASIGGFGPDSPTRVARIRTLDGTRIFSNCGDQCREHLLPEEIDPPDRWTRLLSQGKPIAVAGGRSMQIDGQEVVIEIAILDKNEAVMWRALGHEFADHLAIPMLLQLVLVLGGSLVSTWLAMRPVKAAARQAGAIDPLDPEHKIDISQMPREVAELGVAVNRSLARIGRLMREQKLFTTAVAHEIRTPLAMLQLELGQIDSPRARRMEKDVEGLARFVGQITALGRLEAIERKGFKPIDLAQLGRGVVASMGPWVYDHAHAIAFVENDAGAMLGDRGLLEDALMNLITNAVTHTPPGTEIELGAGPGPRIAVVDKAGLYHAATGDDAPMAKAGDSLGMGLEIVKRIAALHDGRFAISADPATGTMAVLTFPPLAPKPAP; this is translated from the coding sequence ATGGCTGAGCGGGCGGCGCGCCGGCCCGGCCTGGTCGCGACGATCGCCTGGCGCATCGTCTTCTTCGCCGTCGTGGCGATGGCGGCGCAACTCGTCATCGTCTTCGCCGACTATTATTTCGACGATTCCGAACTCGGCTCGCTGATGATCGAGCGCGAGACGGCACTGCTGGCGCAGGGCATCTCCCGCAAGGATGGCCAGTGGGCCTTCGAGTTGCCGGCTTCGATCGGAGGGTTCGGCCCCGACAGCCCCACCCGCGTCGCCCGCATCCGAACCCTCGATGGCACGCGGATCTTCTCGAATTGCGGTGATCAATGCCGCGAGCATCTGCTGCCTGAGGAGATCGATCCGCCGGATCGCTGGACACGGCTTCTGAGCCAGGGCAAGCCGATCGCCGTGGCGGGCGGACGGTCCATGCAGATCGACGGCCAGGAAGTGGTGATCGAGATCGCCATCCTCGACAAGAACGAAGCGGTGATGTGGCGCGCACTGGGTCACGAATTCGCCGATCACCTCGCCATCCCCATGCTGCTGCAACTGGTGCTGGTCCTGGGCGGTTCGCTCGTCTCGACCTGGCTCGCGATGCGGCCGGTCAAGGCGGCGGCGCGCCAGGCCGGAGCCATCGACCCGCTCGACCCGGAGCACAAGATCGACATCAGCCAGATGCCGAGGGAAGTCGCGGAACTGGGCGTGGCGGTCAATCGCTCGCTCGCGCGGATCGGGCGGCTGATGCGCGAACAGAAGCTGTTCACCACGGCCGTCGCGCATGAGATCCGCACGCCGCTCGCCATGTTGCAGCTCGAGCTCGGCCAGATCGACAGTCCCCGCGCCCGGCGCATGGAAAAGGACGTCGAGGGGCTCGCCCGGTTCGTCGGCCAGATCACGGCGCTCGGCCGCCTCGAGGCGATCGAACGCAAGGGCTTCAAGCCGATCGACCTGGCCCAGCTTGGCCGGGGCGTGGTGGCCTCCATGGGGCCCTGGGTCTACGATCATGCGCACGCGATCGCCTTCGTGGAAAACGACGCCGGGGCCATGCTGGGGGATCGTGGGCTCCTGGAGGACGCCCTGATGAACCTCATCACCAACGCCGTCACGCATACGCCGCCCGGCACCGAGATCGAGCTTGGCGCCGGCCCGGGCCCCCGGATCGCGGTGGTCGACAAGGCGGGCCTCTATCACGCCGCGACAGGCGACGATGCGCCGATGGCCAAGGCCGGTGACAGCCTCGGCATGGGCCTTGAGATCGTCAAGCGGATCGCCGCGCTGCATGACGGCCGTTTCGCGATCTCGGCCGATCCGGCGACCGGCACGATGGCCGTGCTGACCTTCCCGCCGCTGGCTCCCAAGCCCGCGCCATGA
- a CDS encoding TetR/AcrR family transcriptional regulator, whose amino-acid sequence MPKTDRPARQGTKETPAVRRKTLTREAWIAAALKVLEKRGIADVKIDVLAKQFKVTRGSFYFHFSSIKDLREALLEEWRARNCRPFEALARNPHPDGLVFFEIIVLTWVNEDPFSPLLDLAVRDWSRGSRKLADEMAAADDLRISLLEKAFLALDYPADEALVRARITYFHQIGHYTLYFRESAADRKRYQPIYGKVLLGPNAEAAEARQAAPQRQDG is encoded by the coding sequence TTGCCGAAGACCGACCGACCTGCCAGGCAAGGCACCAAGGAAACGCCGGCCGTTCGGCGCAAGACATTGACGCGCGAAGCCTGGATCGCCGCGGCGCTCAAGGTTCTCGAAAAGCGCGGCATCGCCGACGTGAAGATCGACGTGCTGGCCAAGCAATTCAAGGTGACGCGCGGCAGCTTCTATTTCCACTTCTCCAGCATCAAGGACCTGCGCGAAGCCCTGCTGGAAGAATGGCGCGCGCGCAATTGCCGGCCGTTCGAGGCGCTGGCTAGGAATCCGCACCCAGACGGGCTGGTGTTCTTCGAGATCATCGTGCTGACCTGGGTCAACGAGGACCCGTTCAGCCCGCTGCTCGACTTGGCCGTCCGCGATTGGTCGCGCGGATCGCGCAAGCTCGCCGACGAGATGGCGGCGGCGGACGATCTACGCATCTCGCTGCTGGAGAAGGCGTTCCTGGCGCTCGACTATCCGGCCGACGAGGCGCTCGTCCGCGCCCGCATCACCTATTTCCACCAGATCGGCCACTACACGCTGTATTTCCGCGAGTCGGCCGCCGACCGGAAGCGCTACCAGCCGATCTATGGCAAGGTCCTGCTCGGCCCCAACGCCGAAGCGGCAGAGGCGCGGCAAGCCGCCCCGCAGCGCCAGGACGGCTGA